From the genome of Thermoanaerobacterales bacterium:
GGAAGGGTACAACCAGATCGTCATGGGCAGCCGCGGCCTCAGCAACGTGAAGGGACTCGTGCTGGGCAGCGTGAGCCACAAGGTGATCTCCCTTTCCGGCGTTCCGGTAACGATCGTAAAATGAGGTGAAAGATTAATGTTGATGCGAGAGGCAAAATCCGGGCGGATCCTCATCGGACGGCTGGCCAAGGGAGCCGACCTCCTGCCCGCCCTGACCGGGATCTGCGTACGGGAGGGTATCACCCACGGTGAGGTGTGGGCCATCGGTGCACTCGCCCGGGCGCGGGTGGCTTATTATGACCAGACCGCCCGCCGGTACAAAACGCTCGACATCCCGGAGCCCTGCGAGATCGTCTCCCTGGTGGGGAACATTTCCCTTAAGGACGGAGAGCCCTTCGTGCACGCCCACCTGGCGGTGGGCGACGAGAAGGGTCACGTGTTCGGCGGTCACCTGGTCGAGGGCTGCGAGGTCTTCGCCGCGGAGTACGTCATCCGGGAGTACCTGGTGGCCGCACACCTGGAGCGCACCTACGACGAGCCGACGGGCCTGGCTCTGTGGAAGTCGGAGGCGGGATGTCAGAGGTCGGAACAGAGGTAGGGATCGGCCGATCCCTACAAGGAAAGCCCCACGAGGTCGATAATCCCTTCCCTTTCGTCCAGACTCGCCTTCACGTTCCGCAGAGGCTTCTCGATGGTGGTCGCCCGGTTGCCGATGCGCACGATGATGACCGGGTAGGCGGCGTCGATGCGCAGCTTGCCGCCCGTACCCAGGCTGATTTCGGCCTTCGACATGCCCCGTTCGGACCCGGCCTTGCTCAGCCAGACCTCTCCCTTGGCGTTGATTTTCCCGCCGCGGAACTGCCCGGCGACCTTGACGTCGCCCCCGGCGTGCAGGGTCGAGTTCCAGGCGCCCTGGGTGGCGACAATGATATCGCCGGTCGCTTCCACGACGCTGGAAGCCACGGAGGAGGCGGTGACGCTGTGCCGGTCACCCACCACGGCCTCCACTTCCGCCGTGGCCGCGCGCAGATTGTTCAGCAGGCTGATGAAAACGGCTATGTTGTCCACCGTCGCGACATGGATGTTTAAGAAGGTCTGCGCCAGTTCATTAATGGTTGCCGTGAGGGTTTCGGGGACAGACAGCTTGGCCGCTTTGGTCTCGGCCTCCATCTTCTGGAGTTTTCGGACCAGGTTCGGGATACGGGGGAACTTCTGGTCCATCACCACCAGGAAAGCGCGTCCCGGTTCCAGCTTCCCCTGTCCGGCGGCCACGAGCTGCCGGGTGGCCACGAGCGCCCCGGTAACCTGTTCCGTCAGCTCGTTCAGGCTCTCCAGGAACTTACCCAGGTGCGCGCCCTCGCCCCCGGCGCGGACATTGCTGGAAAAAACGTGACCGTGAATCAGGACGTCCGCGCGCGCCTGCACCGTGGCCTCGGCGACGTTGCCCATTATTTCGATGTTGCCGTCGGCCTGGACCACCATCCCCTCCTGGACCGAACCCGTAACCTTGACATCCCCCACGAAGCGTATATTCCCCGTTTCCAGGGAGACGTCGCCGTTGCACTCCAGGACGCGGGCCACTTCGAAGCGGTACACGTTGCCCCGCCTGGACCAGCTGGGACGGCCGCTGATGGCGGCCACGGCCGCGAAGCCTTCGTTAATGATCTCCGCCCCGGGGCCGGCCTGCAGAATCATGGCCTTCGGTTCGGGAACCTGGAGGACCTCCCCGGTCACCTTGACGCCGTCTTCCCCGGGAACGGCGGGATGCTTGACCGCCAGGCGCTCCCCCTGCCTGATCGAGGGGAAGCTCTGGAGTTCATAAAAGTCCACGCTGTCGTCGGCCCGGACGAGCGGCCTGCCCTTTTCGCCTTCTTTAAAAAGGATCTCGACCCGCTCGTCCACCGGCGGCTTCGGGGGCCGTCCCTCGGCCACGACGTAGAGGCCCGCCCGGGGCTGGGCGAGGATCCGGCGGATGTTTTCCTCCTGTATACCGGTGGTCACCCCGTGCTCCCCCAGGATCCTCATTAGATCTTCGTGCGTAATGGAGTAAAAGGGAGTTACCTGGGGTTCACCCGCCAGCCTCAGTTCCGGAGCCGGCGGCTGATCGGGGATGGTGTAAGTCCTGCGGGTTTCCGGTTTAATGTCTACCCTGGCCACAAGGCCGTTATCATCAATCATCACCGTGCAATGTCCCGGTTCCACGTCCTCAACAGGGGTGACGGTTATTTTATCGGCGGCGCGGACTTCAACCGCCCCCTCAACCCGGTGGCCGTTGACGAAAACCGCCAGGCCGTCGCCGGGTAAAAGCATGGCCGGGAGGTCACCCTCTGTCGGATCGGAAACGAAGATCTGCCCCTCTTTAACCCAGACCATTCCCTGCGGCAAGCTTCATTCCCCCTGACCACGCAAATCTAACAGCTTTCTTTAATATATTTCGACATAGATTTCCCAAACCTGCAACGTAGCCCCAAAATATCACGCAGCATCCCTGGCCTGTCTGTTCCTGCCCGTCCGCACGCTCAACGAACGCCCGTCGCTGGTAATAATCACCGCCCCGTCCCGGTCGGTGCGGTAGATGCGCGCTCCGAGCCGCTGCAGCCGGGAGACCGTTTCCGGGTGCGGCAGGCCATAGCGGTTGGCCCTGCCCACCAAGATTACGGCGGCCGCCGGCCGGACCTTCTCGAAGAAGGCGGGCACGTAAGCCTGGCTGCCGTGATGCGGCACTTTGAGAACATCGGCCCTCAGGTCGGCCCCGGAGACAATCAGGCGCGCCTGCCCCTCCTGCTCGACATCGCCGGTGAAAAGGAATACCCGTTCACCGTAAGTCAGGCGCATAACCAGGGAGTTGTTGTTCGGGTCTCCGTCCGGACCGGGCAGCAGAGGTAAAACGGGTCCCAGGAAGTCCAGCCTCGTCCCCCGGTCAAGTCCAACCCTGTCGCCGGCGGCGGCCTGCTGGACCCGGACGCCTCGTCCCGAGGCGAACGCGGCGAGGCGCGCCAGTTCGTCTTCCGGCGGGTACGGCGGGAGGACGAGGGTCTTCACCGGCATGGAGGCCAGCACCGCCCGCGCTCCCCCGCTGTGGTCCTCGTGCCCGTGGCTGAGGATCAACATATCCAGACGGCGGATCCCCAAACGCTTGAGATAGGGTACCACCACTCTCTCCCCCGCGCCGCGCTCCCCCGCCAGTTCACCGGGCCAGCCGCCGGCGTCCACCAGGATTTCCTCCCCCCCCGGGGCACGGACCAGCGCCGCGTCACCCTGGCCGACATCAATGAAATGCACTTCCAACGGGCGGGCCCGCTCCAGGGGCAGGAGGTACAGGGCCAGTCCGGCGAGGGCCAGAACGGCCCACGGCGCCCAGCGGCGCACCCCGCCCACACCCCGCAGGGCGCCGGCCAACCGCCGGCGCAGGCCGCCGTCGCCGGCGGGCAGTGCGGCCGCGTACCAGAGGGCGAACCAGAGCGCGATCAGCACCGGATGCGGGGTAGGCACAGGCAGGCTGCCTCCCGGAACGGCCGCGAAAAACCCGACGAGCCGGAGGAAAAGGTCGGTCAGCGCCCCCGTGGCGAGGCCGGTCAACCAGGCCATGTGGGGCAGCACCGCCCCGATGACCGACGTCAAAAGGCCGAGCGGGAATATGGCCCCCACCAGCGGCACCGCAACCAGGTTGGCCACCAGCCCCACGGGCGAGCAGAGGTTGTAGTAGTAGGCGACGAGCGGGAGGGTGGCCAGCTGCGCCCCGAGGGGCACGCCCACAAACCACCCC
Proteins encoded in this window:
- a CDS encoding DNA internalization-related competence protein ComEC/Rec2, with amino-acid sequence MGEERAGRPLVLLVFLFAGGIVLARYLPISGGAGLWSLLVTLIVAAIAYVWGWRSNRLLLYTLFVLLGLVAARLALAAVDTPLAGWAGRNVELTGVVAAEPDWRPDRTLYVLEARQVGPSGGRAEDTRGRVLLSVEGDAGGVAYGDLVRVRGRLVLPQDAGNPGAFDYRAYLERQGIGLLLVAKGDALTRLEPGYGSGMVSRLLALKARLQQGLAEGLGERRAAVVAGIVFGTRGAIDEGLEEAFTATGVVHILSVSGLHVGFLAGLILFAGTALRLRPGVILIISVAGLALYTVMVGAKPAVVRAGVMAVMLLFAHQLGRKYDWPTALAGAALIILLANPLALYDPGFQLSFAATWGILYIGPPVVRGLDAFAGRRGLAWRPGWGWFVGVPLGAQLATLPLVAYYYNLCSPVGLVANLVAVPLVGAIFPLGLLTSVIGAVLPHMAWLTGLATGALTDLFLRLVGFFAAVPGGSLPVPTPHPVLIALWFALWYAAALPAGDGGLRRRLAGALRGVGGVRRWAPWAVLALAGLALYLLPLERARPLEVHFIDVGQGDAALVRAPGGEEILVDAGGWPGELAGERGAGERVVVPYLKRLGIRRLDMLILSHGHEDHSGGARAVLASMPVKTLVLPPYPPEDELARLAAFASGRGVRVQQAAAGDRVGLDRGTRLDFLGPVLPLLPGPDGDPNNNSLVMRLTYGERVFLFTGDVEQEGQARLIVSGADLRADVLKVPHHGSQAYVPAFFEKVRPAAAVILVGRANRYGLPHPETVSRLQRLGARIYRTDRDGAVIITSDGRSLSVRTGRNRQARDAA
- a CDS encoding FapA family protein gives rise to the protein MPQGMVWVKEGQIFVSDPTEGDLPAMLLPGDGLAVFVNGHRVEGAVEVRAADKITVTPVEDVEPGHCTVMIDDNGLVARVDIKPETRRTYTIPDQPPAPELRLAGEPQVTPFYSITHEDLMRILGEHGVTTGIQEENIRRILAQPRAGLYVVAEGRPPKPPVDERVEILFKEGEKGRPLVRADDSVDFYELQSFPSIRQGERLAVKHPAVPGEDGVKVTGEVLQVPEPKAMILQAGPGAEIINEGFAAVAAISGRPSWSRRGNVYRFEVARVLECNGDVSLETGNIRFVGDVKVTGSVQEGMVVQADGNIEIMGNVAEATVQARADVLIHGHVFSSNVRAGGEGAHLGKFLESLNELTEQVTGALVATRQLVAAGQGKLEPGRAFLVVMDQKFPRIPNLVRKLQKMEAETKAAKLSVPETLTATINELAQTFLNIHVATVDNIAVFISLLNNLRAATAEVEAVVGDRHSVTASSVASSVVEATGDIIVATQGAWNSTLHAGGDVKVAGQFRGGKINAKGEVWLSKAGSERGMSKAEISLGTGGKLRIDAAYPVIIVRIGNRATTIEKPLRNVKASLDEREGIIDLVGLSL
- a CDS encoding DNA-binding protein; translated protein: MLMREAKSGRILIGRLAKGADLLPALTGICVREGITHGEVWAIGALARARVAYYDQTARRYKTLDIPEPCEIVSLVGNISLKDGEPFVHAHLAVGDEKGHVFGGHLVEGCEVFAAEYVIREYLVAAHLERTYDEPTGLALWKSEAGCQRSEQR